From Chryseobacterium shandongense, the proteins below share one genomic window:
- a CDS encoding DUF421 domain-containing protein: protein MLSIFLLQFDWKELLLGTEEWSFLLEIALRTIIMFITIIIGLRVLGKRGVKQLSLFELVVIIGLGSAAGDPMFYKEVGIVSSIVVFVLIILMYTLVTYLIGKSKKFETLLEGKSICLIENGEFSIENFKKENLGSDEFFAELRLKGISQLGQIDQAIEEVSGEISVFYFEDDQVKYGLSIMPDSLKNAVKYITEEGYYSCTFCGHTEEKNTGSAGNCPKCKKDKWVPASNRKRIT from the coding sequence ATGCTATCCATATTTCTATTACAATTCGATTGGAAAGAGCTTCTTTTAGGAACGGAGGAATGGTCTTTCCTGTTGGAAATTGCGCTCAGGACAATCATTATGTTTATAACAATTATCATCGGTCTGAGAGTACTCGGCAAAAGAGGAGTTAAGCAACTTTCACTCTTTGAGCTGGTGGTAATCATCGGTTTAGGTTCTGCAGCAGGAGACCCTATGTTTTACAAAGAAGTAGGGATCGTTTCTTCAATTGTTGTATTTGTCCTGATTATTTTAATGTACACATTAGTAACCTATCTTATTGGAAAAAGCAAAAAATTTGAGACATTGTTGGAAGGGAAATCCATCTGCTTAATTGAAAACGGAGAATTTTCCATTGAAAATTTTAAAAAAGAAAATCTTGGAAGCGATGAGTTTTTTGCAGAACTTAGACTGAAAGGTATTTCACAGTTAGGCCAGATTGATCAGGCCATTGAAGAAGTTTCCGGTGAAATAAGTGTTTTTTACTTCGAAGATGACCAAGTAAAATACGGACTTTCCATCATGCCGGATTCACTAAAAAACGCGGTAAAATATATTACAGAGGAAGGATATTATTCATGTACATTTTGTGGACATACTGAAGAAAAAAATACAGGAAGTGCGGGAAATTGTCCAAAATGTAAAAAAGATAAATGGGTTCCGGCGAGTAATAGAAAGCGTATTACATAA
- a CDS encoding aldo/keto reductase has product MEKRTIKNTDLKIAPINFGGNVFGWTLDEDQSFNILDKFTGEDFNFIDTADTYSWWVNGKGGQSEEIIGKWMKSRRKRNDLVIATKVGSETKEHGFDISRKHILKSVDESLQRLQTDHIDLYYTHFDDKTTPVEETLQAYNEVIKAGKVRYIAASNVSPERLRESFEVSEKNNLPKYVALQPHYNLMERQGFEKNYAPLAEEFGLNVFPYWSLAAGFLTGKYRTEDDLSKSQRGEGIRKYLNDRGMEVLKALDEISAKHNTKPATVALAWLLAHPLITAPIVSATSESQLETLFAAPKLQLKKVDLDLLNRVSQ; this is encoded by the coding sequence ATGGAAAAACGAACAATTAAAAATACAGATTTAAAGATTGCTCCTATTAATTTCGGGGGCAATGTTTTCGGATGGACACTCGATGAAGATCAGTCTTTCAATATTCTGGATAAATTTACGGGAGAAGATTTTAATTTTATTGATACGGCAGATACGTATTCATGGTGGGTGAATGGGAAAGGAGGACAGTCTGAAGAAATCATCGGAAAGTGGATGAAAAGCCGTAGAAAAAGAAATGATCTCGTTATTGCTACAAAAGTGGGTTCAGAAACAAAGGAACATGGTTTTGATATCAGCAGAAAGCATATTCTAAAATCTGTTGATGAATCATTACAGCGATTACAAACCGATCATATTGATCTTTATTACACTCATTTTGATGATAAGACAACGCCTGTAGAGGAAACATTACAGGCCTATAATGAAGTTATAAAAGCCGGGAAAGTACGGTATATTGCTGCATCCAACGTATCACCGGAAAGGTTGAGGGAATCATTTGAGGTTTCCGAAAAGAATAATCTTCCTAAATATGTTGCCCTTCAGCCGCATTACAATTTAATGGAAAGACAAGGTTTTGAAAAAAACTATGCTCCTTTGGCAGAAGAATTCGGATTAAATGTTTTTCCGTATTGGTCGCTAGCTGCCGGATTTTTAACTGGAAAATACCGTACTGAAGATGATTTATCTAAAAGCCAGAGAGGAGAAGGAATCAGAAAATACCTGAATGATAGAGGGATGGAAGTATTAAAAGCATTGGATGAAATCAGTGCAAAACACAATACAAAACCAGCAACTGTAGCATTAGCCTGGCTGCTTGCCCATCCGCTGATTACCGCACCGATTGTAAGTGCAACCAGCGAATCTCAATTGGAAACATTATTTGCTGCTCCAAAACTTCAGCTGAAAAAGGTAGATCTTGATCTTTTAAATAGAGTAAGTCAGTAG
- a CDS encoding anti-sigma factor has translation MNIKEYISSGIIESYILGLASPEEAGILECVMKNNAEVKAAFEEAQKTLEDLATVQAVTPPNDLRTKIWNKIQQEQNDEELSPVVSADLPAAKPQEEIRIQGNSNWKVYAVAASVLFLISVAANIFWMSDQAKTKQEIAIMNTEKKNQDLAMQKMNQKMEMISNPDMKMVMLKGVEKHTDSKAMVFWDTKTKAVYLNADKLPKAPEGMQYQLWAIEDGKPVNAGMYTEEKDSKIALANIPKAQAFAITLEKQGGSPVPTMENMYVMGEI, from the coding sequence TTGAACATTAAAGAATACATATCGTCCGGAATTATAGAATCTTATATTCTAGGTCTTGCTTCTCCTGAGGAAGCAGGTATTTTGGAGTGTGTGATGAAGAATAATGCTGAAGTAAAAGCCGCTTTTGAAGAAGCGCAAAAAACATTGGAAGATCTTGCCACAGTACAGGCCGTTACACCTCCGAATGATCTCCGGACAAAGATCTGGAACAAAATTCAGCAGGAGCAGAATGACGAAGAACTATCACCTGTAGTTTCTGCAGATCTTCCTGCAGCGAAACCTCAGGAAGAAATAAGAATACAGGGAAATAGCAACTGGAAAGTTTATGCCGTTGCAGCATCCGTATTATTCCTGATAAGCGTTGCCGCTAATATTTTCTGGATGAGCGACCAGGCAAAAACAAAACAGGAAATTGCCATAATGAACACTGAAAAGAAAAATCAGGATCTGGCTATGCAAAAGATGAATCAGAAAATGGAAATGATTTCCAATCCTGATATGAAAATGGTAATGCTGAAAGGCGTAGAAAAACATACCGATTCCAAAGCCATGGTTTTCTGGGACACCAAAACAAAAGCAGTCTATCTGAACGCCGACAAATTGCCGAAAGCTCCGGAAGGAATGCAGTATCAACTTTGGGCAATTGAAGACGGTAAGCCAGTAAACGCTGGAATGTACACGGAAGAAAAAGACAGTAAAATTGCACTCGCCAATATTCCAAAAGCGCAGGCTTTTGCCATTACATTAGAAAAGCAGGGTGGAAGTCCTGTACCAACCATGGAAAACATGTATGTAATGGGAGAAATTTAA
- a CDS encoding chloride channel protein has translation MNIHQKKKFLSFLKFKRDFQKYGLEKARSYEIILHWLNNRLSRNQFLVLSGILVGCTAGLAGVLLKSLVHAIHHFITTKVHFEYQILFYIIFPFLGIVLTASIVLMIFRGQDRKGIGAILYEIAQNSSIVSSVKMYSQIVQSAVTVGLGGSAGLESPIAVTGAAIGSNFAQTYRLSYKERTLLLAAGATAGIASAFNAPIAGIMFAFEILLTGVVFTDFIPLVVAAVCGSLLSRILLQEDVLFRFYTREAFNYKNVPYYLILGIVTGLYARYFVIISQKIEHFIKTLNMSRLRKAMFGGAVLSLLCVLFPPLFGEGYETVKAFTNGDVHMIIENSLFRYFEIGNFTIIVFLILVLLLKAFATSFTIFSGGNGGNFAPSLFAGGTVGYLFSLICQQIGLPDVPVTNLVLVGMAGAMAGVMYAPLTAIFLIAESSFGYDLFIPLMIVSIISYLIAKWFSPISPELKSLADQGKIFTNKHDKNILFSLKTEDFIDRYSEAVNENAPIKELFERVKNSNKNIFAVVNDDITLRGILTLDDIRPYLFVNGEVSVSISQIMKAPPAVIHPENQPLEILQTFDDTGVWNLPVVDSQNKFIGFISKSTILMSYRQLLKEYSE, from the coding sequence GTGAATATTCATCAGAAAAAAAAGTTTCTGAGCTTTCTAAAGTTCAAAAGAGACTTTCAAAAATACGGCCTTGAAAAAGCACGCAGCTACGAAATCATTCTTCATTGGCTCAACAACAGATTAAGCAGGAACCAGTTTCTAGTGCTGTCCGGAATATTAGTAGGCTGTACAGCGGGTCTTGCCGGTGTTTTACTAAAATCGCTGGTTCATGCAATCCATCATTTTATAACAACGAAGGTCCATTTCGAATATCAGATTCTTTTTTACATTATTTTTCCTTTTTTAGGAATTGTTTTAACGGCAAGCATTGTTTTAATGATATTTAGAGGTCAGGATCGAAAAGGAATCGGTGCTATTTTATACGAAATCGCGCAGAACTCAAGTATTGTTTCTTCCGTAAAAATGTATTCACAGATTGTACAGAGTGCTGTAACAGTTGGTTTGGGAGGTTCTGCCGGACTGGAAAGCCCGATTGCGGTAACAGGGGCAGCCATAGGATCAAATTTTGCACAGACCTATCGCCTGAGTTATAAAGAACGCACCCTTTTATTGGCTGCAGGAGCTACAGCCGGTATTGCTTCTGCCTTTAATGCGCCGATTGCAGGAATTATGTTTGCTTTTGAAATCTTACTTACAGGAGTGGTTTTCACAGATTTTATTCCTCTCGTCGTAGCTGCAGTTTGTGGAAGTTTACTATCAAGAATTCTTTTGCAGGAAGATGTTCTGTTCAGATTTTATACCAGAGAAGCCTTTAACTATAAAAATGTTCCGTACTATCTTATTTTAGGAATTGTAACGGGTCTGTATGCACGATATTTTGTGATAATTTCCCAGAAAATAGAGCATTTTATTAAAACATTAAATATGTCGCGGCTGCGCAAAGCAATGTTCGGCGGTGCGGTTCTATCGTTATTATGTGTGCTATTTCCGCCTTTATTCGGGGAGGGATATGAAACCGTGAAGGCTTTTACTAATGGAGATGTACACATGATCATTGAAAACAGCCTTTTCAGATATTTCGAGATTGGTAATTTTACCATCATTGTGTTTTTAATTCTCGTCTTATTGCTAAAGGCATTTGCGACTTCGTTCACCATTTTCAGCGGAGGTAATGGAGGGAATTTTGCGCCATCTCTATTTGCAGGAGGCACGGTAGGCTATTTATTTTCCTTAATCTGTCAGCAGATCGGACTTCCGGATGTACCAGTTACGAATCTTGTATTGGTGGGAATGGCCGGAGCGATGGCTGGCGTGATGTATGCTCCGCTGACTGCCATTTTCCTGATTGCAGAATCCAGCTTCGGATATGATCTTTTTATACCATTGATGATTGTTTCCATCATTTCGTATCTGATTGCAAAATGGTTCTCTCCTATCTCCCCGGAATTGAAATCTCTTGCAGATCAGGGAAAAATTTTTACGAATAAGCATGATAAAAACATTTTATTTTCTCTAAAAACCGAGGATTTTATTGATCGCTATTCTGAGGCTGTTAATGAAAATGCGCCAATTAAAGAATTATTTGAAAGGGTAAAAAACAGCAATAAGAATATTTTTGCTGTCGTAAATGATGATATAACACTCCGCGGCATTCTTACATTGGACGATATCCGTCCATATCTTTTCGTAAATGGTGAAGTATCAGTATCGATAAGCCAGATTATGAAAGCTCCCCCTGCGGTTATTCATCCGGAAAATCAACCGTTGGAAATTCTTCAGACTTTTGATGATACGGGAGTGTGGAATTTACCCGTCGTTGATTCCCAGAATAAGTTTATCGGATTTATTTCAAAATCTACGATATTAATGAGCTACAGGCAGTTATTAAAAGAATATTCTGAATAA
- a CDS encoding NAD(P)/FAD-dependent oxidoreductase: MKKHIVIVGGGFAGINLIKSLVNDSRFRITLVDKNNYHFFPPLIYQVATSFIEASNISYPFRKLISNYKNVNFHMGSLVKVDSEHNILETDSGTLKYDYLVLALGTESNFFGMENVQKCALPMKTIDEALYLRNYMLMTLEEAARNKDVKQAQKLQNIVIAGGGPTGVELAGMIAEMGTYIAEKEYPEIKLGLSSIYLIDALPTLLSPMSKMAQQAAYERLKKLGVKIILNTAVKDYKDCKVILGDGQVIETETLIWTSGVIGREVPGIPEQSIGKGRRLLVDAYNKVNGTANIYALGDIALQLTEEKYPKGHPQLAQVAIQHAKNLGKNFKRIEDEKVLIPFKYNDKGSMAIISKFNAVVDLPKFSFKGFLAWLTWLFIHIIPLVSFSSKVRLAFNWMRLFITNNPSIRLILRPKRDTADHS, from the coding sequence ATGAAAAAACATATCGTTATCGTTGGAGGCGGCTTTGCAGGAATCAATCTTATTAAATCATTGGTGAATGACAGCCGTTTCAGAATTACATTAGTTGATAAAAACAATTATCATTTCTTTCCACCACTTATATATCAGGTGGCAACTTCATTTATTGAGGCATCCAATATCAGTTACCCTTTCAGAAAATTAATTTCAAATTATAAAAATGTGAATTTTCATATGGGAAGTCTGGTGAAAGTAGATTCTGAACATAATATTCTCGAAACCGACAGCGGTACTTTAAAATATGATTATCTCGTTTTGGCTTTAGGAACAGAATCCAATTTCTTTGGAATGGAAAATGTCCAAAAGTGCGCATTACCAATGAAAACTATTGATGAAGCGCTTTATTTAAGAAATTATATGTTGATGACTCTGGAAGAAGCAGCAAGAAATAAAGATGTAAAGCAAGCACAGAAACTTCAGAACATCGTAATTGCGGGAGGCGGGCCAACCGGTGTTGAACTTGCAGGAATGATCGCCGAAATGGGAACTTATATTGCAGAAAAAGAATATCCTGAAATCAAGCTTGGCCTTTCCAGTATTTATCTGATTGATGCATTGCCTACTCTCCTATCACCTATGAGTAAAATGGCTCAGCAGGCCGCTTACGAAAGACTTAAAAAACTTGGTGTAAAAATTATTCTCAATACTGCGGTTAAAGATTATAAAGACTGTAAAGTAATTCTTGGAGACGGGCAAGTAATTGAAACGGAAACATTGATTTGGACTTCAGGCGTTATCGGGCGCGAGGTTCCGGGAATTCCGGAGCAAAGTATCGGGAAAGGAAGAAGGCTGCTCGTAGATGCATACAACAAAGTAAATGGAACTGCTAATATTTATGCTTTAGGTGATATTGCTTTGCAGCTTACCGAAGAAAAATATCCGAAAGGGCATCCCCAGTTGGCTCAGGTCGCTATTCAGCATGCTAAGAATTTAGGAAAAAATTTTAAAAGAATTGAAGACGAAAAAGTTTTGATTCCTTTTAAATATAACGATAAAGGAAGCATGGCAATAATTTCTAAATTTAATGCTGTGGTAGATTTGCCAAAATTTTCATTCAAAGGTTTTTTAGCATGGCTTACATGGTTATTTATTCACATTATTCCTTTGGTAAGTTTCAGCAGCAAAGTACGGCTTGCGTTTAACTGGATGCGACTTTTTATTACCAATAATCCTTCCATACGTTTAATTTTGAGACCAAAAAGAGACACCGCAGACCATTCATGA
- a CDS encoding RNA polymerase sigma factor: MKTKIFVIKTPYSEEQLIVLLKDRNENGFHYLYDHYSGALYGVILRIVQSKDYTEEIIQDVFVKIWNSIHQYDSSKGRFYTWMINIARNTAIDYLKSKSFQNELKNQPLPDFVYNSAELSTTNNSSDFIGFSNVLESLETDKKELIDLAYYQGYTQNEISEKLKIPLGTVKTKMRNALMKLKDLLKDYQ; this comes from the coding sequence TTGAAAACAAAAATATTCGTTATTAAAACACCGTATTCGGAAGAACAGCTGATCGTTTTGCTAAAAGACAGAAACGAAAATGGTTTTCATTACTTGTATGACCATTACTCCGGCGCACTGTATGGTGTCATCCTCCGAATTGTTCAGTCGAAAGACTATACCGAAGAAATCATTCAGGATGTTTTTGTAAAAATCTGGAATTCTATCCATCAGTACGACTCATCAAAAGGAAGATTTTATACCTGGATGATCAACATTGCCAGGAATACAGCAATCGATTATTTAAAATCAAAAAGCTTTCAGAACGAACTCAAAAACCAACCATTGCCGGATTTCGTATATAATTCTGCGGAACTTTCCACAACAAACAATTCATCTGATTTCATCGGGTTTAGTAATGTATTGGAAAGTCTGGAAACCGATAAGAAGGAACTTATCGATCTGGCATATTATCAGGGATACACTCAGAACGAAATATCAGAAAAGCTGAAGATTCCCCTGGGAACGGTTAAAACCAAAATGCGTAACGCGCTGATGAAATTAAAGGATTTGTTAAAAGATTATCAATAA
- a CDS encoding ferritin-like domain-containing protein, which produces MNILKLLDKLSDDKFFTKEASRLETLTSISSFGKKAAVAAVPLGLGALMTTPTKAAGFTDNTYKNTLTDALQLALVLEYLENEYYAIGLSTAGLIPNSDRTVFMQIAKHESAHVTFLKNTLTSLSVIPGAKPTFDFTAGGAFSPFTNYSQFLILAQAFEDTGVRAYKGQAGNVMSNKTVLQAALQIHSVEARHASQVRRMRANKGWIELADGGNMPAATNPVYAGEQNTNQAGFNTATPFGAAAGSAAYDEILSGSDAQTIASLFIV; this is translated from the coding sequence ATGAACATTCTTAAATTACTTGATAAGCTTTCGGACGATAAATTTTTTACTAAAGAAGCTTCACGATTAGAAACTCTTACAAGCATTTCTTCTTTCGGGAAAAAAGCGGCTGTTGCTGCGGTTCCTCTTGGTTTGGGAGCATTGATGACTACACCTACCAAAGCAGCAGGCTTCACAGATAATACTTATAAAAATACTTTAACAGATGCACTACAGTTGGCATTGGTTCTTGAATATCTTGAAAACGAATACTATGCAATCGGCCTTTCAACAGCTGGACTCATACCAAATTCAGACAGAACGGTATTCATGCAGATTGCTAAGCATGAGTCTGCGCACGTAACCTTCCTGAAAAATACATTAACTTCACTCAGTGTCATTCCGGGAGCGAAGCCTACTTTTGATTTTACGGCGGGAGGTGCTTTTAGTCCTTTTACAAATTATAGTCAGTTTTTAATATTGGCTCAGGCATTTGAAGATACCGGTGTACGTGCTTATAAAGGACAGGCAGGAAATGTAATGAGCAACAAGACCGTTTTACAGGCAGCTCTGCAAATTCACTCTGTGGAAGCGCGGCATGCATCACAGGTAAGAAGAATGAGAGCGAATAAGGGCTGGATAGAATTGGCAGATGGCGGAAATATGCCTGCTGCAACAAATCCTGTTTATGCAGGAGAACAAAATACTAATCAGGCAGGATTTAATACGGCTACTCCTTTTGGAGCAGCGGCCGGTTCTGCAGCGTACGATGAAATTTTATCAGGAAGTGACGCTCAGACAATTGCATCTTTATTTATAGTTTAA
- a CDS encoding ferritin-like domain-containing protein, protein MKKTINVSNQGATLDTGRRNFLKLSGVGLAMAGLTLIGCDDNDVYDFMQTDVFDLGKGDVGVLNYAYALEQLEADFYTKVVNNFYSGISTAEKEIFTDLYHHEVIHRDFFKAAISGATSNVLPTLEFQYPNVNFNDRNSVLATAKALEDTGVAAYNGAGKYITNADYLVIAGKIVSVEARHAAAIRNLINPGTAAFSGDDIIDSNGLDLAKEPKDIVTAAGGFIKTPFTWKEQGIG, encoded by the coding sequence ATGAAAAAAACAATCAATGTGTCTAATCAGGGAGCTACTCTTGATACGGGCAGAAGAAATTTTTTGAAACTGAGCGGCGTTGGCCTTGCTATGGCTGGTCTAACATTGATCGGTTGTGACGACAATGACGTCTACGACTTTATGCAAACAGATGTTTTTGATCTGGGTAAAGGAGATGTTGGCGTTCTGAATTATGCGTACGCTCTTGAGCAACTGGAAGCGGATTTTTATACAAAAGTGGTTAATAACTTTTATTCCGGAATTTCAACGGCAGAAAAAGAAATATTTACAGATCTCTATCATCATGAGGTAATACACAGGGATTTCTTTAAAGCGGCAATCAGCGGAGCAACATCTAATGTATTACCTACTTTGGAATTTCAGTATCCGAATGTAAATTTTAACGACAGAAACTCTGTATTGGCTACTGCAAAAGCATTGGAAGATACGGGTGTTGCTGCATATAATGGTGCGGGAAAATACATTACCAATGCAGATTATCTTGTAATTGCCGGGAAGATCGTATCGGTAGAAGCAAGACATGCTGCAGCGATCAGAAATCTTATCAACCCCGGAACGGCAGCGTTCTCCGGCGACGATATTATAGATAGCAACGGTCTTGATCTTGCTAAAGAACCCAAAGATATCGTTACAGCTGCGGGTGGATTTATAAAAACACCTTTCACATGGAAAGAACAGGGAATCGGTTAA
- a CDS encoding aldo/keto reductase, whose product MKADILTEKHRLGLGGVAIGTAFEPLTDGDSYEVLQKAWDLGICYYDTSPWYGLTKSERRFGNYLHGQNREDFVLSTKVGRLFVEVPEDEVPPTMWQDPLHYDFEHNYTADAIKRSIEESLERLRLDYIDIIYVHDLSEDQVGDRYPYFLKQAREGAFKVLSELRDQGIIKAWGMGVNKIEPILDCLDSADPDICLSATQYSILEHEDAVDRLLPAVKKAGVKLVSGAGYNSGFINGRPRYNYKDVIPKGMTEKRDRISTIAKKYNIDIVDAALHFVLAADEFISIIPGASKPEQVEDNVNALQKKIPAEFWKELQSEGLIYEKAQIPS is encoded by the coding sequence ATGAAAGCAGACATTTTAACGGAAAAACACAGATTAGGTCTTGGAGGAGTCGCAATAGGAACAGCGTTCGAACCACTTACTGATGGAGACTCTTACGAAGTTCTACAAAAAGCATGGGATCTTGGGATATGTTATTACGATACCTCTCCATGGTATGGCCTTACAAAAAGTGAAAGAAGATTCGGGAATTACCTCCATGGACAAAACAGGGAAGATTTTGTACTTTCAACCAAAGTAGGGAGACTGTTCGTAGAAGTTCCAGAAGATGAAGTTCCGCCAACAATGTGGCAGGACCCATTACATTACGATTTTGAGCACAACTATACTGCAGATGCTATCAAAAGATCTATTGAAGAAAGTCTGGAGAGACTGCGTCTGGATTATATTGATATTATTTACGTTCATGACCTGTCGGAAGATCAGGTAGGTGACCGTTATCCGTATTTCCTGAAACAGGCTAGAGAAGGGGCATTCAAAGTATTGTCAGAGCTGCGAGATCAGGGAATTATTAAAGCCTGGGGAATGGGTGTTAATAAGATAGAGCCAATTCTGGATTGTCTTGATTCTGCAGATCCCGATATTTGTCTTTCAGCCACCCAATATTCTATTCTTGAACACGAAGATGCGGTAGACAGGTTATTGCCGGCGGTAAAAAAAGCTGGTGTAAAGCTTGTTTCCGGAGCAGGATATAATTCAGGATTTATTAATGGAAGACCAAGATATAATTATAAAGATGTTATCCCTAAAGGAATGACTGAAAAGCGCGACAGGATCTCGACAATTGCTAAAAAATATAATATCGATATTGTTGACGCAGCGCTTCATTTCGTTTTGGCCGCAGATGAGTTTATATCCATTATTCCCGGAGCAAGCAAGCCGGAACAGGTGGAAGACAACGTAAATGCGCTTCAAAAGAAGATTCCGGCAGAATTCTGGAAAGAGCTGCAATCTGAAGGATTGATTTATGAAAAGGCTCAGATTCCATCCTAA
- a CDS encoding fasciclin domain-containing protein: MNTKLKIAVFGMMVLSFAFSGNMAAQSMKEKTVMVGGAAMYPSKNIIENAVNSKDHKTLVAAVKAAGLVETLQGDGPFTVLAPTDAAFAKLPKGTVENLVKPENKATLTKILTYHVLPGRYSAQQIWAAVKASNGKSMMKTVEGEELTFWTKGKDLYVRDAKGNDAKVTIADVNQSNGVIHVIDTVLMP; the protein is encoded by the coding sequence ATGAACACTAAATTAAAAATCGCAGTTTTCGGAATGATGGTTCTATCATTTGCATTCAGTGGTAATATGGCAGCGCAAAGCATGAAAGAAAAGACGGTAATGGTTGGCGGAGCGGCTATGTATCCTTCCAAGAATATCATTGAAAATGCAGTAAACTCCAAAGATCATAAAACACTTGTTGCTGCGGTTAAAGCGGCCGGACTTGTTGAAACATTACAAGGAGATGGTCCTTTCACAGTTCTGGCTCCTACTGACGCAGCATTCGCAAAATTGCCAAAAGGCACCGTAGAGAATCTTGTAAAACCGGAAAACAAGGCAACACTTACAAAAATTCTTACATATCATGTTTTGCCAGGAAGATACAGTGCTCAGCAAATATGGGCAGCCGTAAAAGCAAGCAACGGTAAAAGCATGATGAAAACCGTGGAAGGCGAAGAGCTTACCTTCTGGACCAAAGGAAAAGATCTGTACGTAAGAGATGCCAAAGGAAATGACGCAAAAGTTACAATAGCTGATGTTAATCAGTCAAACGGAGTGATTCACGTAATAGATACGGTTTTGATGCCGTAG
- the bioA gene encoding adenosylmethionine--8-amino-7-oxononanoate transaminase — protein MNLSERDRAVNWHPYTQMKTAHDIIPIVRGEGIYLFDDKGNKYMDAVSSWWVTLHGHAHPHIAKRVSEQLHTLEQVIFAGFTHEPAVQLSENLLKIIPENQKKVFYSDNGSTAVEVALKMCIQYAHNQNHKKTKILALNNAYHGDTFGAMSVSGRSAWTQPFGEMLFEVVFIDVPTAKNLKGLKEYIQNISEEIACFIYEPLIQGAAGMLMYQPEDLSELMKFCREQKILMIQDEVFTGFGRTGKLFAADHLSEQPDIMCFSKGLTGGTIPMGITSCSQEIFDAFLSDDQYKTLFHGHSFTANPLACIAALASMELLLKKDTLQCIDLIAKKHAEFVTILERHPKVEKVRQTGTILAWEIISSQKTSYFNDIGKLLYKEFMKRGIILRPLGNVMYLVPPYCTTAEELNLIYRHIIEVLDCF, from the coding sequence ATGAATTTATCTGAACGCGACCGGGCTGTTAACTGGCATCCTTATACCCAGATGAAAACAGCACATGATATCATTCCGATTGTGAGAGGAGAGGGGATTTATCTTTTTGACGATAAAGGAAATAAATATATGGATGCGGTTTCTTCGTGGTGGGTTACTCTTCACGGGCACGCCCATCCTCATATTGCAAAAAGAGTTTCGGAACAGCTGCATACCTTGGAACAGGTTATTTTCGCAGGATTTACACACGAACCCGCTGTACAGCTCTCCGAAAATCTCCTGAAAATAATTCCTGAAAATCAAAAGAAAGTCTTTTATTCCGATAATGGCTCTACTGCTGTAGAAGTTGCTTTAAAGATGTGCATTCAATATGCTCATAATCAAAACCATAAAAAGACAAAAATTTTGGCCCTGAATAATGCTTACCACGGAGACACCTTCGGAGCCATGTCCGTCAGTGGAAGAAGTGCATGGACACAACCTTTTGGTGAAATGCTTTTTGAGGTCGTTTTTATTGATGTGCCAACTGCAAAAAATTTAAAAGGTTTAAAAGAATACATTCAAAATATTTCGGAAGAAATTGCCTGTTTCATTTACGAACCACTTATTCAGGGAGCTGCAGGAATGCTGATGTATCAGCCAGAAGACCTTTCAGAATTAATGAAATTTTGCAGGGAACAGAAAATTCTGATGATCCAGGATGAGGTATTCACAGGTTTCGGAAGAACGGGAAAATTATTTGCAGCAGACCATCTTTCTGAACAGCCCGATATTATGTGCTTTTCTAAAGGTCTGACCGGAGGGACAATACCAATGGGTATTACCAGCTGCTCTCAGGAAATTTTCGACGCCTTTTTATCAGATGATCAATACAAAACATTGTTTCACGGGCATTCTTTTACTGCCAATCCGCTAGCCTGTATAGCGGCTCTAGCAAGTATGGAACTTTTGCTAAAAAAAGATACATTACAATGCATTGACCTAATTGCTAAAAAACATGCCGAATTCGTTACCATATTAGAACGCCATCCAAAAGTTGAAAAGGTACGGCAAACAGGAACAATTCTGGCCTGGGAAATCATCAGCAGCCAGAAGACTTCTTATTTTAATGATATTGGAAAGCTGTTGTACAAAGAATTTATGAAAAGGGGAATTATTCTGCGTCCGCTAGGAAATGTGATGTATCTTGTTCCTCCATATTGTACTACCGCTGAAGAATTAAATCTTATTTACCGCCATATTATTGAAGTTTTGGACTGTTTTTAA